The following proteins are encoded in a genomic region of Primulina huaijiensis isolate GDHJ02 chromosome 3, ASM1229523v2, whole genome shotgun sequence:
- the LOC140974464 gene encoding protease Do-like 1, chloroplastic, translated as MAALASAFSSSTPKLSSTVNSIPNFLISKPRNLVRRSIWPSTVVVSAVREKFTPKLELVSRESLKKVVDSFFVLCASAALSVSVLVTDVDSVSALVVSTPRKLQSDELATVRLFQENTPSVVYITNLASRQDSFTLDILEVPQGSGSGFVWDSQGHIVTNYHVIRGASDLKVTLADQSVYDAKVIGFDPDKDVAVLHIDAPKDKLRPMPIGVSADLLVGQKVYAIGNPFGLDHTLTTGVISGLQREISSAATGRPIQNVIQTDAAINPGNSGGPLLDSSGNLIGINTAIYSPSGASSGVGFSIPIDTVGGIVDQLVKFGKVTRPILGVKFAPDQSVEQLGVSGVLVLDAPSNGPAGKAGLRSTKRDSYGRLILGDIITSINGKKVSNGSDLYRIMDQCKVGDKVTIEVLRGDQLEKVPVILEPKPDET; from the exons atggctgCTCTTGCTTCTGCTTTCTCCTCTTCCACTCCCAAGTTGTCTTCAACTGTTAATTCGATCCCCAATTTCTTGATCTCGAAACCTCGGAATCTTGTGAGGCGCTCAATTTGGCCCTCTACGGTGGTTGTTTCTGCTGTCCGCGAGAAATTTACACCGAAACTGGAGCTGGTTTCTCGGGAGAGCTTGAAAAAGGTCGTGGATTCATTCTTCGTGCTTTGTGCATCGGCTGCTTTGTCCGTTTCTGTTCTCGTGACGGATGTTGATTCAGTGTCGGCTTTGGTGGTCAGTACGCCTAGGAAATTGCAGTCCGATGAACTTGCCACAGTTCGTCTTTTTCAAGAGAACACTCCCTCGGTTGTTTACATTACTAATCTTGCCTCCAG GCAGGATTCGTTTACATTGGATATATTGGAGGTGCCTCAGGGATCGGGATCAGGATTTGTATGGGATTCGCAGGGTCACATTGTGACTAATTATCATGTGATTCGGGGTGCATCCGATCTCAA GGTTACCCTTGCAGACCAGAGTGTATATGACGCAAAAGTTATTGGGTTTGATCCAGATAAGGATGTTGCTGTCCTGCATATTGATGCACCAAAAGACAAGTTGAGACCAATGCCAATTGGAGTTTCTGCAGACTTACTTGTTGGTCAAAAAGTATATGCAATTGGAAATCCT TTTGGGCTGGACCATACACTTACAACTGGCGTCATAAG TGGGCTTCAGAgggaaatcagttcagctgcaACTGGCCGTCCAATTCAGAACGTCATCCAGACTGATGCTGCAATTAATCCTGGTAATAGTGGAGGACCACTTCTTGATAGTTCTGGGAATCTTATAGGGATAAATACAGCCATATACTCCCCTTCTGGTGCTTCATCTGGAGTTGGGTTTTCTATTCCGATTGACACT GTTGGTGGCATTGTCGATCAATTGGTAAAATTTGGGAAAGTCACCAGACCAATATTGGGTGTTAAGTTTGCACCTGATCAATCAGTGGAGCAACTGGGAGTTAGCGGGGTTCTTGTCTTGGATGCTCCATCAAATGGACCAGCAGGAAAAGCA GGTCTTCGATCTACAAAACGTGATTCTTATGGCAGACTCATTTTGGGTGATATAATTACATCCATTAATGGGAAGAAAGTTTCCAATGGCAGTGACTTGTACAGAATAATGGACCAGTGCAAAGTAGGTGATAAG GTCACTATAGAAGTACTGCGCGGTGATCAACTGGAAAAAGTCCCTGTAATCCTCGAGCCGAAGCCTGATGAAACCTAA
- the LOC140972663 gene encoding L-aspartate oxidase 2-a, chloroplastic-like: MCGGVRAGLDGETNVKRLYVAGEVACTGLHGANRLAGNLLLEALVFARRAVQPSINHMKSFLRRTREVREEFQSIMWKYVGIVRSTVRLQTAEKRIGELELEWETYLFQNGWEPTMVGLEACEMRNLFCCAKLVGSSALARHESRGLHYTIDFPHLEESKRLPTIIFPSSPVNRTWSSRQLHRKQIC; this comes from the exons ATGTGCGGTGGAGTTCGTGCCGGACTCGATGGGGAAACAAATGTCAAACGTCTATATGTGGCAGGTGAAGTTGCGTGCACTGGTTTGCATGGAGCAAATAGATTGGCTGGCAACTTATTGCTAGAAGCTCTCGTGTTTGCAAGACGAGCTGTCCAACCGTCCATCAATCACATGAAGAGCTTCC TACGCAGAACAAGGGAGGTAAGGGAAGAGTTCCAGTCAATCATGTGGAAGTACGTTGGGATAGTTCGTTCGACTGTTAGGCTGCAGACTGCTGAAAAGAGGATAGGAGAACTGGAACTAGAATGGGAAACATACTTGTTTCAGAACGGTTGGGAGCCGACAATGGTGGGGCTAGAGGCATGTGAAATGAGAAACTTATTTTGTTGTGCGAAGCTTGTAGGGAGCAGCGCTCTGGCGAGGCATGAAAGCCGAGGGCTTCACTACACGATAGATTTTCCTCATTTGGAAGAGAGCAAGAGGTTGCCTACCATTATCTTCCCTAGTTCACCAGTAAATAGGACATGGAGTTCAAGGCAATTACACAGGAAACAGATATGTTGA
- the LOC140974463 gene encoding protein KINESIN LIGHT CHAIN-RELATED 2-like produces MPGYVMDGSNGENISKDLEGYNSHGKEIFAEKSPRSPLSTHSLPLSTMSSYDTDSIDLALDGAIDTSIDQLYRNICEIQSSDHSPSMRSFYSYGDESRIDSELRFFAGVNYAVVEVQKEVVVEKVGGEENSKDEILEEDSGKSNLPPRAKRTNLEACRKSSSMSKTLHGRPPTGKQSGKGLKRLNTVFSKNETSPPFAGKKWPYGNENQREPGYLGPYLLKQTRNLVASGDNNCQKALELALRAMKSFEFASNAKPNLDFVMCLHTVAALYCRLGRYTKAVPVLERSIKIPLVDLGHDHAVAKFAGCMQLGDTYAILDQFDDSILLYTAGLDIQRHVLGEKHPQFGETCRYIAEALVQAMRFDEAEKLCLVALDIHKENKTSGSAQEIADRRLMGLICDSKGDYEGSLEHYILARMAMVGNGQIAEVADIDCNIGDTYLSLERYEEAVFTYQKALNMFKSSKGENHSLVAMVYIRLADLYDKIGKFTECDSYCENALRIYDKPSSGSLPEEIASGLVDISVIYESMHEPNLALQLLQRAIKVYGDGPGQLSVIAGIEAQMGSLYYILGSYFESYRSLKRAISKFRETGEKKSAIFGVVLNQFGLACMQLSLINEACDLFEEARTVLETVCGPCHADILGVYSNLAGIYDAMGRTGDAIQILDYVVEMREEKPGTANSNVEDEKRRLSVLIKESRMVPSRRSKSLEALISRQ; encoded by the exons ATGCCGGGATATGTGATGGATGGATCTAATGGCGAAAATATTTCCAAGGATTTGGAGGGATATAATTCGCACGGTAAAGAAATCTTTGCAGAGAAGTCTCCTAGAAGTCCATTGAGTACTCACAGTCTGCCACTGAGCACGATGAGCAGCTACGATACTGACTCTATTGACCTGGCCTTGGATGGAGCAATCGACACCTCGATCGATCAACTTTATCGCAACATCTGTGAAATCCAAAGCTCGGATCATTCACCGTCAATGCGTAGTTTTTATTCGTATGGTGACGAATCACGGATTGATTCCGAGTTAAGGTTTTTTGCTGGGGTAAATTATGCTGTGGTGGAGGTTCAAaaggaggtggtggtggagaAAGTTGGTGGAGAAGAAAATTCTAAAGATGAAATTCTTGAAGAAGATTCAGGTAAGTCGAATTTGCCACCTCGGGCAAAACGAACTAACTTGGAAGCCTGTAGGAAGAGTAGTTCGATGAGTAAAACTCTTCATGGCAGACCTCCTACCGGGAAACAAAGCGGGAAGGGTTTGAAAAGGCTGAACACAGTCTTCTCGAAAAATGAGACGAGCCCTCCATTTGCAGGGAAGAAATGGCCGTATGGAAATGAAAATCAACGGGAACCTGGATACCTTGGACCATATCTACTCAAACAGACAAGAAACTTGGTAGCTTCAGGGGATAATAATTGTCAAAAGGCTCTGGAACTAGCTCTTCGGGCGATGAAATCCTTTGAGTTTGCCTCAAACGCCAAGCCTAATTTAGACTTTGTCATGTGCCTGCACACTGTGGCAGCATTATACTGCAGGCTTGGCCGGTATACCAAGGCAGTTCCCGTTCTTGAACGATCAATCAAAATTCCATTGGTGGATTTAGGTCACGATCATGCAGTGGCCAAATTTGCAGGGTGTATGCAGTTAGGCGATACATATGcgattcttgatcagtttgACGATTCTATACTGCTTTACACGGCAGGTCTGGATATTCAGCGTCATGTTCTTGGAGAAAAACATCCTCAATTCGGTGAAACATGCAGATACATAGCTGAAGCCCTAGTTCAAGCCATGCGATTTGATGAAGCTGAGAAGCTTTGTTTGGTGGCGCTTGATATccataaagaaaataaaacatcagGTTCTGCACAAGAAATAGCGGATAGGAGATTAATGGGACTCATTTGCGATTCCAAAGGAGATTATGAAGGTTCCCTTGAGCATTATATTCTTGCAAGAATGGCCATGGTTGGTAATGGACAGATTGCAGAGGTGGCCGACATAGACTGCAATATTGGGGATACATATCTATCATTGGAACGGTATGAAGAGGCGGTTTTCACTTATCAAAAGGCTCTCAATATGTTCAAGTCAAGTAAAGGAGAGAACCATTCGTTAGTTGCTATGGTATACATTCGTTTGGCAGATTTATACGACAAAATAGGGAAATTTACTGAATGTGATTCATACTGTGAAAATGCTCTTCGAATTTATGACAAGCCATCATCCGGTTCTCTACCCGAAGAGATTGCCAGTGGTCTGGTGGACATTTCGGTTATCTATGAATCAATGCACGAACCAAACCTGGCACTGCAGTTGCTACAAAGGGCGATAAAAGTGTACGGTGATGGACCAGGGCAGCTGAGTGTAATAGCAGGAATTGAAGCACAGATGGGGTCCCTTTATTACATTTTGGGAAGCTATTTTGAGTCTTACAGGTCTTTAAAGAGGGCCATTTCGAAGTTCCGGGAAACGGGAGAGAAGAAATCTGCCATTTTTGGTGTTGTCCTGAATCAATTTGGGCTTGCGTGTATGCAACTTTCTTTGATAAATGAAGCCTGTGATTTGTTCGAAGAAGCCAGGACTGTTCTGGAAACAGTCTGCGGACCGTGCCATGCTGACATCCTAGGAGTCTACAGCAATCTTGCGGGCATATACGATGCAATGGGCAG GACTGGTGATGCAATCCAAATCTTAGATTACGTCGTGGAGATGAGAGAGGAGAAGCCTGGAACTGCAAATTCCAACGTTGAAGACGAAAAACGTCGGCTGAGCGTGTTAATAAAAGAATCAAGAATGGTCCCGAGCAGAAGATCGAAATCTTTAGAAGCGTTGATCAGTCGTCAATAA
- the LOC140972393 gene encoding uncharacterized protein, translating into MENNQEDAYLCPSFNCYTAEKLAEIAVKVATEDEENDEDGAFEFTLVLRDEEVVAYDGQIRSIFPVFNRDLVSSDSAEAESLGIPVTNVRSDRNHLSSCSSSEGDDLETVPPGTYCIWRPSPVLCKKSKSTGSKPRSWKFSDLMRRSNSDGKDNYVFLTPKHRSTHDQKPRKLIEASKIQKVTGTKSISGGGAPGSPSPHEVLYTWNRAMNAEKRKKSYLPYTGKTL; encoded by the coding sequence atggAGAACAATCAAGAAGATGCATACCTGTGCCCAAGCTTCAACTGCTATACGGCTGAAAAGTTGGCAGAAATCGCTGTAAAAGTCGCCACGGAGGATGAAGAAAACGATGAAGATGGGGCCTTTGAGTTCACTTTGGTACTCCGAGATGAAGAGGTTGTGGCCTACGATGGCCAAATCAGGTCCATCTTCCCCGTCTTCAACCGAGATCTTGTTTCATCTGATTCTGCCGAAGCGGAGAGTCTCGGAATTCCTGTGACCAATGTTCGATCAGATCGGAATCACCTATCGTCGTGTTCGTCGTCGGAAGGCGATGATTTGGAGACCGTGCCCCCGGGGACGTACTGCATTTGGAGGCCATCTCCGGTCTTGTGTAAGAAGAGCAAGTCGACTGGATCGAAGCCGAGGAGCTGGAAGTTCTCCGACCTGATGCGGCGGAGCAACAGCGACGGGAAGGACAATTATGTGTTTTTGACTCCCAAGCACCGTAGTACTCATGATCAAAAGCCTCGGAAGTTGATCGAAGCTTCGAAAATCCAAAAGGTTACAGGAACAAAGTCTATCTCCGGCGGCGGCGCACCGGGATCTCCGTCGCCGCACGAGGTGCTTTACACGTGGAACAGAGCGATGAAtgcagagaagaggaagaaatcgTATCTGCCGTACACAGGCAAGACCTTGTAG
- the LOC140974466 gene encoding phosphoglucan phosphatase LSF1, chloroplastic-like: MYPLQFLNCRGFHCSMFLCSNDNFQKSGAAIQSSFCGRGFNFRNGVSKFTARRSCGRVSTVFAAVSSSSSSFDMNLNEYMVRLEKPLGIRFGLSVEGKVFVLALQKGGNAEKSRIVMVGDTLKKASESSTSKLVEIKDYGDMEILVKEKAGSCSLVLERPSSPFPIHLYLLNDLDTLFNEGLVPISTWNDHVQSPNSNASGEGAGKSGSVTFCPKLLSSKGWKYLNDQNKNGQPKIAMNSPTLPFGPLVATFTEELPETTEWGHGSFPLEEYVKALEHSNEELYYNHSLGMRYSKITEQIYVGSCIQTEKDVGTLSDTVGVTAVLNCQSTIEAANWGIDSNSIIESCQKFNILMINHPIRDSDSFDMRKKLPFCVGLLLRLLKKNHRVCITCTTGFDRSPACVIAYLHWITDTSLHAAHNFVTGLHTCRPDRPAIAWATWDLIAMDESGIHDGPSTHAVTFVWNGHEGEDVYLVGDFTGNWKEPIKAVHKGGPKYEVDIRLPQGKYYYKYIINENWRHSTASPTERDERGNVNNVIVIGDTASVEPSLLPPQKDANIVKVIERPLTENERFMLAKAARCVAFSVCPIRLAPK, encoded by the exons ATGTATCCTCTGCAGTTCTTGAATTGCAGGGGTTTCCACTGCTCCATGTTCCTGTGTTCAAATGACAACTTCCAGAAGAGCGGCGCGGCCATTCAATCCTCATTTTGTGGCAGAGGTTTCAATTTCAGGAATGGAGTTTCGAAATTCACCGCGCGTCGATCGTGTGGAAGGGTTTCCACTGTTTTCGCGGCGGtatcctcctcctcctcctcgtTCGATATGAATCTGAACGAGTATATGGTTAGGCTGGAGAAGCCCCTTGGCATTCGATTCGGGCTCTCTGTTGAAGGGAAAGTCTTTGTTCTTGCACTTCAGAAAGGG GGGAATGCTGAGAAATCAAGAATAGTCATGGTCGGTGACACTTTGAAGAAAGCGAGTGAATCGTCTACTTCAAAGCTTGTTGAAATCAAGGACTACGGTGATATGGA GATTCTTGTCAAGGAGAAAGCCGGTTCTTGTAGCCTTGTGCTCGAGAGACCCTCCTCCCCTTTCCCCATCCATCTGTATCTTCTGAATGATCTTGATACTTTATTTAACGAAGGTCTTGTTCCAATTTCCACTTGGAACGATCATGTACAATCTCCAAATTCGAATGCATCAGGCGAGGGTGCTGGAAAATCTGGATCTGTAACATTTTGTCCAAAACTTTTGTCTTCCAAAGGATGGAAGTATTTGAATGATCAGAACAAGAATGGTCAACCAAAGATAGCTATGAATTCTCCGACTCTACCATTTGGTCCTCTTGTTGCCACTTTCACTGAGGAATTGCCCGAAACCACGGAATGGGGGCATGGGAGTTTTCCACTGGAGGAGTATGTGAAGGCATTGGAACATTCGAATGAAGAGCTCTACTATAACCATTCTCTTGGTATGCGCTATAGTAAG ATTACGGAGCAAATTTATGTCGGATCATGTATTCAAACAGAAAAAGATGTAGGGACACTGTCTGACACAGTG GGAGTGACAGCAGTACTGAATTGCCAGAGTACGATCGAAGCTGCAAATTGGGGAATCGATTCAAATTCGATTATTGAGTCATGCCAAAAGTTCAACATCCTTATGATTAACCATCCCATAAG gGACTCGGATTCTTTTGACATGAGAAAAAAACTGCCATTCTGTGTGGGTCTTCTGTTGCGGTTACTTAAGAAGAACCATCGTGTTTGTATTACTTGCACCACTGGGTTTGATCGATCGCCTGCTTGTGTGATTGCCTACCTACACTGGATAACAGATACCTCCCTTCATGCTGCTCACAACTTTGTTACGGGTTTGCATACATGCAGGCCTGACAG GCCAGCGATTGCCTGGGCAACATGGGATCTTATTGCGATGGATGAAAGTGGTATCCATGATGGACCGTCAACCCATGCTGTAACTTTTGTATGGAACGGTCACGAG GGGGAAGATGTATACTTGGTTGGAGATTTTACCGGAAACTGGAAAGAGCCAATCAAGGCAGTCCACAAGGGTGGTCCCAAATATGAAGTTGATATTAGACTTCCACAGGGAAA ATATTACTACAAGTACATTATTAATGAAAACTGGAGGCATTCAACAGCTTCGCCGACGGAAAGGGATGAAAGGGGGAATGTTAACAATGTAATTGTAATTGGTGACACAGCCAGTGTGGAACCTTCTCTTCTGCCGCCACAGAAG GACGCAAATATTGTGAAGGTCATTGAGAGGCCATTGACGGAAAATGAACGCTTTATGTTGGCAAAAGCCGCTCGATGTGTTGCCTTTTCTGTCTGTCCTATAAGGTTGGCTCCAAAGTGA